In one Chryseobacterium camelliae genomic region, the following are encoded:
- a CDS encoding fatty acid desaturase family protein — MEKPIYLKDSEDAKLFNELRKKVNQRVEAIPENRDLYIQIKAILLPLIYFGLYVFAILNAEKTWVYILSFVLMGISLVLIYLNLIHEAAHNNIYKSKRLNNLVLQIFDFVGANSYIWKKRHIASHHAYPNVDGWDTDIEQSGLLLIVPWVKAKGVQKYQHFFFFLVYPLYLFNWMFIRDFRDFFDKERVILKTQGAIPAKEKIKMVAYKLFYFFYQIAVPVLFFKVSVGLALGGWFLQVIAASIFALFVLLPLHPLPDNAFPKLDEKNGLPFSWLHHQFEVTNDLKENNWFVRNVLGNFNFHVAHHLFPNYSYLYYNEITEEIEEFAREHHLAYKRFPIFTALGKHVDLLKQNANNAYYILEE; from the coding sequence ATGGAAAAGCCGATTTACTTAAAAGATTCAGAAGATGCAAAATTGTTTAATGAACTCAGAAAAAAAGTGAACCAGCGTGTAGAAGCCATTCCCGAAAACCGGGATTTATATATTCAGATTAAAGCCATTCTTTTGCCTTTGATCTATTTTGGCTTGTATGTGTTTGCTATTTTGAATGCCGAAAAAACCTGGGTATATATTTTGAGCTTTGTGCTGATGGGAATTTCTTTGGTTTTAATTTATTTAAACCTAATTCATGAAGCTGCCCATAATAATATTTACAAAAGCAAAAGATTAAACAACCTTGTTCTTCAGATTTTCGATTTTGTGGGAGCCAATTCCTACATCTGGAAAAAAAGACATATCGCAAGTCATCACGCCTATCCAAATGTAGATGGTTGGGACACAGATATTGAACAGAGCGGGCTTTTGTTAATCGTTCCTTGGGTTAAGGCAAAAGGAGTTCAGAAATATCAGCATTTCTTTTTCTTTTTAGTCTATCCTTTATATCTGTTCAATTGGATGTTTATTCGTGATTTCAGAGACTTTTTCGACAAAGAAAGAGTTATTCTGAAAACTCAGGGAGCAATTCCTGCAAAAGAAAAAATTAAAATGGTAGCTTATAAACTGTTCTATTTTTTCTATCAGATTGCAGTTCCGGTTCTTTTTTTTAAAGTATCTGTCGGTCTGGCTTTGGGAGGCTGGTTTTTGCAGGTGATTGCGGCAAGTATTTTTGCGCTCTTTGTGCTGTTGCCTTTACATCCTCTTCCTGATAATGCCTTTCCGAAACTGGATGAAAAAAACGGACTGCCTTTCAGCTGGCTTCATCATCAGTTTGAAGTCACGAATGATTTAAAAGAAAATAACTGGTTCGTACGAAATGTACTGGGAAATTTCAACTTTCATGTTGCCCATCATCTTTTCCCGAATTACAGCTATTTATATTATAATGAGATTACAGAGGAAATCGAGGAATTTGCCAGAGAACATCATTTGGCTTACAAGCGGTTTCCGATTTTCACCGCTTTGGGCAAACATGTGGATTTGCTGAAGCAAAATGCGAATAACGCATACTATATTTTAGAAGAATAA
- the metH gene encoding methionine synthase encodes MKYLRLSGLEPLIITPESNFINVGERTNVAGSKKFLRLIKEEKFGEALDIARHQVEGGAQILDVNFDDGLIDGKASMIKFLNLIASEPDIARIPIMVDSSKWEILEAGLQVAQGKCVVNSISLKGGEEEFIKQAKAIKRYGAAMIVMAFDEVGQADTYERRIEISKRSYDILVNQLNFPAEDIIFDLNIFPVATGMDEHRRNAIDFIEATRWVRQNLPYASVSGGVSNVSFSFRGNDTVREAMHSVFLYHAIQAGMNMGIVNPAMLEVYDEINKELLELVEDVILDKREDATERLLDYSEKHKSVKKEKTEDLEWRTKPLQDRITHALVKGIDRFIEEDVEEARQQAEKPLHVIEINLMTGMGVVGDLFGSGKMFLPQVVKSARVMKKAVAYLQPFIEAEKDGSKPANGKILMATVKGDVHDIGKNIVSVVLGCNNYEIVDLGVMVPAEKIIQTAIEEKVDVIGLSGLITPSLDEMVYIAQELERQNLDFPLLIGGATTSKAHTAVKIDLKYKNAVVHVNDASRAVNVVSSLLGDRNKEYVEDLKSDYSEFREKFLNRQVDKDYVSIEDARKDKFKIDWKNEEIFTPNQLGVTVIENQDLRELLSFIDWSPFFRSWDLHGKYPNILEDEVVGVQAKELFKDAQVILNRILDEKLLTAKAVFGIFKANSNETDDILIFDENNEQQVKFLTLRQQAQRSKGKDYLALSDFIAPQSSGKTDYMGAFCVTTGFGTDELAEEYEKANDDYNAIMVKALADRFAEAYAEFLHKKVRTEYWGYANQENLTNEELIAEKYKGIRPAPGYPACPDHLEKHAIWDLLKVEENIGVYLTESLAMFPTASVSGYYFGSPHAKYFGVGKIAEDQLKDYSERKGISLQESRKWLSPNLAD; translated from the coding sequence ATGAAATATTTAAGATTATCGGGGCTTGAGCCTTTGATTATTACGCCGGAAAGTAATTTTATCAACGTTGGGGAAAGAACCAATGTTGCCGGTTCAAAGAAATTTTTAAGATTAATAAAAGAAGAAAAATTCGGGGAAGCATTGGATATTGCACGTCATCAGGTTGAAGGCGGCGCGCAGATCCTTGATGTCAACTTCGACGACGGATTGATTGACGGAAAAGCTTCCATGATCAAATTTTTGAATTTAATTGCTTCCGAACCGGATATTGCAAGAATTCCGATCATGGTCGATTCTTCGAAATGGGAAATTTTGGAAGCCGGATTGCAGGTTGCCCAAGGTAAATGTGTGGTGAATTCCATCAGCTTAAAAGGAGGTGAAGAAGAATTTATCAAACAGGCAAAAGCAATTAAAAGATATGGCGCAGCGATGATTGTCATGGCATTTGATGAGGTTGGGCAAGCTGATACCTATGAGCGAAGAATTGAGATTTCAAAACGCTCTTACGATATTTTAGTCAATCAACTGAATTTCCCTGCAGAAGATATTATTTTCGATTTAAATATTTTCCCTGTAGCAACGGGAATGGATGAACACCGAAGAAATGCAATCGATTTCATTGAAGCCACAAGATGGGTTCGTCAGAACTTGCCTTACGCTTCTGTGAGTGGAGGAGTGAGTAATGTTTCTTTTTCTTTTAGAGGGAATGATACGGTAAGAGAAGCGATGCACTCAGTTTTCCTGTATCATGCAATTCAGGCGGGAATGAATATGGGAATTGTAAACCCTGCAATGCTGGAAGTTTATGATGAGATTAATAAAGAACTTCTCGAATTGGTTGAAGACGTAATTCTTGACAAAAGAGAAGATGCCACAGAGCGGCTTTTAGATTATTCCGAAAAACATAAATCTGTTAAAAAAGAAAAAACTGAGGATTTAGAATGGAGAACAAAACCTTTGCAGGATAGAATTACTCACGCTCTGGTAAAAGGAATCGACCGCTTTATTGAAGAAGATGTAGAAGAGGCAAGGCAGCAGGCGGAAAAACCATTACATGTTATTGAAATTAATCTAATGACAGGAATGGGCGTTGTAGGAGATTTATTCGGAAGCGGTAAAATGTTCTTGCCACAGGTTGTAAAATCGGCAAGGGTAATGAAAAAAGCGGTGGCATATTTACAGCCCTTCATTGAAGCTGAAAAGGACGGTTCAAAACCAGCCAATGGAAAAATCTTGATGGCTACTGTAAAAGGTGATGTTCATGATATTGGTAAAAATATTGTGAGTGTCGTTTTAGGCTGTAACAATTATGAAATTGTTGACTTGGGAGTAATGGTTCCTGCTGAAAAGATTATTCAGACGGCGATTGAAGAAAAAGTAGACGTTATCGGATTAAGCGGATTGATTACACCTAGTTTGGATGAAATGGTGTATATCGCTCAGGAACTGGAAAGACAAAATTTAGATTTTCCTTTATTAATCGGTGGTGCAACCACTTCAAAAGCACATACCGCCGTGAAAATCGATTTAAAATATAAAAATGCCGTTGTTCACGTAAATGACGCTTCTAGAGCGGTAAACGTGGTAAGTTCGTTATTAGGAGACAGAAATAAAGAATATGTTGAAGATTTAAAAAGTGACTATTCTGAGTTCAGAGAAAAATTCCTGAACAGACAGGTGGATAAGGACTATGTTTCGATTGAAGATGCCCGAAAAGATAAGTTTAAAATCGATTGGAAAAACGAAGAGATTTTTACTCCGAATCAATTAGGTGTTACGGTTATTGAAAATCAGGATTTGAGAGAATTGTTGTCTTTCATCGACTGGTCGCCATTTTTCAGAAGCTGGGATCTTCATGGAAAATACCCGAATATTTTAGAAGATGAGGTGGTCGGAGTTCAGGCAAAAGAATTGTTCAAAGATGCACAGGTGATCTTAAACAGAATTTTAGACGAAAAATTATTAACCGCAAAAGCCGTTTTCGGAATCTTTAAAGCGAATTCCAATGAAACCGATGATATTTTAATCTTCGATGAAAATAATGAACAGCAAGTGAAATTCTTAACATTAAGGCAACAGGCTCAACGCTCGAAAGGAAAAGATTACCTGGCTTTAAGTGATTTTATTGCTCCACAAAGTTCAGGAAAAACTGATTATATGGGTGCTTTTTGTGTAACCACAGGTTTCGGAACGGATGAATTGGCCGAAGAATATGAAAAAGCAAATGATGATTACAATGCAATTATGGTAAAGGCTTTGGCAGACCGTTTTGCAGAAGCTTATGCCGAATTTTTACATAAAAAAGTAAGAACCGAATATTGGGGGTATGCGAATCAGGAAAATTTAACCAATGAAGAGTTGATCGCCGAAAAATATAAAGGAATTCGTCCTGCTCCTGGATATCCTGCTTGCCCGGATCATTTGGAAAAACATGCGATTTGGGATCTTTTAAAAGTTGAGGAAAACATCGGAGTGTATTTAACAGAAAGTTTGGCGATGTTTCCGACTGCTTCGGTTTCTGGGTATTATTTTGGAAGTCCTCATGCGAAATATTTTGGTGTAGGAAAAATTGCAGAAGACCAGTTAAAAGATTATTCTGAGAGAAAAGGGATTTCTTTACAGGAATCAAGAAAATGGTTGTCACCGAATTTAGCAGATTAA
- the metF gene encoding methylenetetrahydrofolate reductase [NAD(P)H]: MKITDHIKNANGKTLFSLEVVPPQKGIGIEDLYRNIDPLMELKPPFIDVTTSREEYIYIDKGNGLMERRITRMRPGTLGICAAIQHKYNVDTVPHLLCGGFTKEETEYLLVDCMYLGIDNIMALRGDAMKGYQYFEPTQGGHASAMDLVHQINDLGRGKYLHNQDEECEAHNKFCVGVAGYPEKHMEAPSMNYDLKWLKQKVDAGADYIVTQMFFDNKKYIEFVKKAREMGITVPIIPGIKPIATKKHLKVLPQIFKIDLPEELINEVENAKNNEAVKQIGIEWAINQCRELLDFGVPVLHFYSMGKSDNIKRVAGELF; this comes from the coding sequence ATGAAAATTACCGACCATATAAAAAACGCAAACGGAAAAACTTTGTTCTCCTTGGAAGTGGTTCCTCCACAAAAAGGAATAGGGATTGAAGATTTATATAGAAATATTGATCCTTTAATGGAACTCAAACCTCCATTTATAGATGTAACGACTTCCAGAGAAGAATATATTTACATTGACAAAGGAAATGGTTTAATGGAGCGTCGTATTACAAGAATGCGTCCCGGAACATTAGGAATTTGTGCAGCCATTCAGCATAAATATAATGTAGATACTGTACCACATTTGCTTTGTGGTGGTTTTACAAAAGAAGAGACAGAATATCTTTTGGTAGACTGTATGTACCTTGGAATTGATAATATCATGGCTTTAAGAGGAGATGCAATGAAAGGGTATCAATATTTTGAACCAACCCAGGGAGGTCATGCAAGTGCAATGGACTTGGTTCATCAGATCAATGATTTGGGAAGAGGGAAATACCTGCATAATCAAGACGAAGAATGTGAAGCGCATAATAAATTTTGTGTCGGAGTGGCAGGATATCCGGAAAAACATATGGAAGCACCTTCCATGAATTATGATTTGAAATGGTTAAAACAAAAAGTAGATGCCGGAGCAGATTATATTGTAACGCAAATGTTTTTTGATAATAAAAAATATATTGAGTTCGTAAAGAAAGCCCGTGAAATGGGAATTACGGTTCCGATTATTCCGGGAATTAAACCGATTGCTACGAAAAAGCATTTAAAAGTTTTACCTCAGATTTTTAAAATTGATTTGCCTGAAGAGTTAATTAATGAAGTTGAGAATGCTAAAAATAACGAAGCTGTAAAACAAATCGGAATTGAGTGGGCAATCAACCAGTGTAGAGAATTATTGGATTTTGGAGTTCCTGTTCTGCATTTTTACTCAATGGGGAAAAGTGATAATATCAAGAGAGTAGCTGGAGAATTGTTTTAG
- the folE gene encoding GTP cyclohydrolase I FolE, whose amino-acid sequence MVDFTDNDDDIFTGKEHTPIRKDAFDKSPQEKIEKITKLFGEIMETLGLDMTDDSLKDSPKRVAKMYVNEIFGGLLPENKPGISTFSNKYKYRQMLVEKDITVYSFCEHHFLPIIGRAHVAYISNGEVIGLSKINRIVDYYAKRPQVQERLTMQIVDALKEALGTKDVACIIDAKHLCVNCRGIKDTASSTITAELSGIFRTNPITRQEFLHYVGSHAKLDY is encoded by the coding sequence ATGGTTGATTTTACGGATAACGACGATGATATTTTCACTGGAAAAGAACATACGCCTATAAGGAAAGATGCTTTTGATAAATCGCCACAGGAAAAAATAGAAAAAATTACGAAGCTTTTTGGGGAAATCATGGAAACCTTAGGGTTGGATATGACCGACGATTCATTGAAAGATTCTCCGAAACGTGTTGCGAAGATGTATGTAAATGAGATTTTCGGAGGGCTTCTTCCTGAAAATAAACCGGGGATTTCTACATTTTCAAACAAATATAAATACCGCCAGATGTTGGTGGAAAAAGATATTACGGTATATTCATTCTGTGAACATCACTTTTTACCGATTATCGGAAGGGCGCACGTTGCTTACATTTCGAACGGAGAAGTGATCGGGCTTTCAAAGATCAACAGAATTGTTGATTATTATGCCAAAAGACCACAAGTTCAGGAAAGATTGACCATGCAGATTGTGGATGCTTTAAAAGAAGCATTGGGAACAAAAGATGTTGCTTGTATTATTGATGCAAAACATCTTTGTGTAAATTGCAGGGGAATTAAAGATACGGCAAGCTCTACCATTACTGCAGAATTGAGCGGTATTTTCAGAACCAATCCTATTACAAGACAGGAGTTCTTGCATTATGTAGGAAGCCATGCAAAATTGGATTATTAA
- a CDS encoding DinB family protein yields the protein MDYQILKNIVNEELQRFGNISEEQWSAKISPEKWSKKEILGHLCDSALSNIRRFVITQYKENENIVYDQNFWVKAQNYQHVQTSDIINLWKFLNLQIVNVVENIPDEALQRTCDMTKTETNIFTLEYIINDYIDHLQHHLKAI from the coding sequence ATGGACTATCAGATTCTAAAAAATATTGTGAATGAAGAATTGCAAAGGTTCGGGAATATTTCAGAGGAGCAATGGTCAGCTAAAATTTCTCCTGAAAAATGGTCAAAAAAAGAAATTTTAGGACATCTTTGTGATAGTGCTTTATCGAATATCAGAAGATTTGTAATTACTCAATATAAAGAAAATGAAAATATTGTTTATGATCAGAATTTTTGGGTGAAAGCGCAGAATTATCAGCATGTTCAGACTTCGGATATTATCAATCTTTGGAAATTTTTAAACCTTCAGATTGTAAATGTTGTTGAGAATATTCCTGATGAGGCTCTGCAAAGAACCTGCGATATGACAAAGACAGAAACTAATATTTTTACACTGGAATATATCATTAACGATTATATTGATCATTTACAACATCATTTAAAAGCAATTTAA
- the cysS gene encoding cysteine--tRNA ligase gives MQLKIYNSLTGEKEIFKPILEGNVGMYVCGPTVYSNVHLGNVRTFLSFDFIYRSLMHLGHKVRYVRNITDAGHLTDDGDVNNDRFVKQTRLEKLEPMEIVQKYTVDFHKVLDLFNLLPPNIEPTATGHIVEQIELTQKLIERGFAYESNGSVYFDVLEYNRRGLNYGELSKRNIEELFANTRDLDGQGEKKNPQDFALWKKASPAHIMRWNSPWGEGFPGWHLECTAMSTKYLGETFDIHGGGMDLKFPHHECEIAQGKACNDASPVNYWMHANMLTMNSQRMSKSTGNYILPMQLVTGENDFFEKPFHPSIVRFCFLQAHYRSVLDISNDAMLASEKGFIRLMEAIKVLHSITPNDEKQSGFSLEEWKNKAYDALTDDFNSPVLIAHLFEAVKYIFALNDAKETISTKDLEDLKSTLNAFVFDVLGLQAIEENNNEKLDQTLQVLIELRNQARKSKNFELSDQIRDRLLAEGIELKDGRDGTSYVLN, from the coding sequence ATGCAACTAAAAATATACAACTCGCTTACTGGCGAAAAAGAAATATTTAAACCCATTTTAGAAGGAAATGTCGGGATGTACGTTTGTGGACCTACCGTTTACAGCAACGTTCATTTGGGAAATGTAAGAACTTTCCTTTCCTTCGACTTTATTTACAGGAGCTTAATGCATCTTGGCCATAAAGTGAGATATGTAAGAAATATCACGGATGCTGGTCACCTTACCGATGACGGAGATGTGAATAACGACAGATTCGTTAAACAAACCCGTCTTGAAAAGCTGGAGCCTATGGAAATCGTACAAAAATATACGGTAGATTTTCATAAAGTTTTGGATTTGTTCAATTTACTGCCTCCAAACATCGAACCGACTGCAACAGGTCACATCGTTGAGCAAATCGAATTAACTCAAAAATTAATTGAAAGAGGATTTGCTTACGAAAGCAATGGTTCTGTGTATTTTGATGTGTTGGAATACAATAGAAGAGGCTTAAATTATGGGGAGCTGTCAAAAAGAAATATTGAAGAACTTTTTGCAAATACCCGTGACTTGGACGGACAAGGTGAAAAGAAAAATCCACAGGATTTCGCATTGTGGAAAAAAGCTTCTCCGGCACATATTATGAGATGGAACTCGCCTTGGGGTGAAGGTTTCCCGGGATGGCATCTTGAGTGTACAGCGATGAGCACGAAATATCTGGGCGAGACTTTCGATATTCACGGAGGCGGAATGGATTTGAAATTCCCTCACCATGAATGTGAAATTGCTCAGGGAAAAGCTTGCAATGATGCATCGCCGGTAAATTACTGGATGCATGCCAATATGCTGACGATGAATTCTCAGCGTATGAGTAAATCTACAGGTAATTATATTTTACCCATGCAATTGGTTACCGGTGAAAATGATTTCTTTGAAAAACCTTTCCATCCGTCAATTGTACGTTTCTGCTTCCTGCAGGCTCATTACAGAAGTGTTTTGGATATTTCCAATGATGCGATGCTGGCAAGTGAAAAAGGATTTATCCGATTAATGGAAGCGATTAAAGTCTTACATTCAATCACTCCGAATGATGAAAAGCAATCAGGTTTCAGTCTGGAAGAGTGGAAAAATAAAGCGTACGATGCTTTAACAGATGATTTTAATTCTCCGGTTCTGATTGCTCATCTATTTGAAGCGGTAAAATATATTTTTGCTTTAAATGATGCCAAAGAAACCATTTCAACTAAAGATTTAGAAGATTTAAAATCTACTTTAAATGCTTTTGTCTTTGATGTTTTAGGATTGCAGGCTATTGAAGAAAATAACAATGAAAAGCTGGATCAGACCTTACAGGTTTTAATTGAATTGAGAAATCAGGCGAGAAAATCTAAGAATTTCGAACTTTCAGATCAGATCAGAGACAGGCTTCTTGCTGAAGGCATCGAGTTGAAAGACGGAAGAGACGGAACTTCTTATGTTTTGAACTAA